The following coding sequences are from one Ornithorhynchus anatinus isolate Pmale09 chromosome 18, mOrnAna1.pri.v4, whole genome shotgun sequence window:
- the LOC100075836 gene encoding phospholipase A2-like, with translation MPGGGNGCSKKDWKVQLSLNCRKNGDGKSRPQRSLIELVEAVQCSTKVSVLEYTDYGCYCGLGGSGWPQDKTDWCCHHHDCCYGKAEVAGCSPKLDPYNFVCKDKQVECGK, from the exons ATGCCGGGAGGAGGGAATGGATGCAGCAAGAAAGACTGGAAGGTGCAGTTATCACTCAACTGTAGAAAAAATG GTGATGGGAAGTCCCGACCCCAGAGGAGCCTAATTGAATTGGTTGAAGCTGTTCAGTGCAGCACCAAGGTGTCAGTTTTGGAGTACACTGACTATGGGTGCTACTGTGGCTTAGGTGGAAGTGGCTGGCCTCAGGACAAAACTGACTG GTGCTGTCATCATCACGACTGCTGTTACGGAAAAGCTGAGGTCGCTGGCTGCAGCCCCAAATTGGATCCATACAACTTTGTGTGCAAAGACAAGCAGGTGGAATGTGGTAAGTAG